CAATCACGAACCCTCGCATACTATCAGATTTGCTTTCGATCATCATATTTAAAAAAGATTCACTATCATATTCGGACTGCGGAAATGTAAAGATCGTACTCAGTGTCCCTGTAATATCCGGATCATTCACCCAATTACGAATGCTGGGCAAATCCCCCTTCCGATATTCTCGTAACACAATACGATCCCCAATAAGATGCGGCATAATAGATTGGCCCCCTATTCCCTATCTAAACTATGTAAAAAAATCATCCAATTGAATAACTCCAACGTAATCAACGATTAGATCTGCCTGTGATAGATCCTGTGCTCCGGAGTTCGGATTCAGAAAGCCAATACATTTCATCCCCGCCGCTTTTGCTGCTGCAACGCCATGTCTCGCATCCTCAAGGACAACGCAGCATTCGGGTTCGACTCCCAATTGCCTGGCCGCCTCCAGATAGACGTCGGGGGCCGGCTTGCCCTGAGGGACCTCTTCACCGCTTACGATACTACCGAAGTCATTTAGCATCTCAAATCGGGATAGAACGGCCTCGATAAACACTCTTGGCGAGGAAGAGGCAAGTCCAATCGCAATTCCACGACGCTTGAGTTCGGCAAAGAATGGCCTGATTCCGTCGATCGGCTCAGCATCCATATTTCGAATCGCCTGAATCTTCTGTGCCAACTGATACTCGATCAATTCTTCCACAGTCTGACCAATCCCGTATTCCCGCTTGATATCCGCCCACATTTCAGGATTGGTCATGCCTACATACCTCTCAAATTGTTCCTTGCTAAGAGGATATCCAAAATGCTCCATCGTCTCTATATCTACGGCAAAATGAAGCGGCTCACTGTCAATAATGACCCCATCCATGTCGAATATAAAGGCTTGCTTGTTCATCGTTCTCCCTCCTGATAGCTAGGTTTCAAGCGCCATTATATACAATTCTGATCATGCCCGGTTATATCTGATCTCCTACAATCTCTCGATCTGCTTGGATTCTATTAGATCACCTGCACTAGCCAAGCTATGAGATAAGCCGCCGGAACAATGAATAGCTGTGCCAATAATGTACCTAGAAACCGTGATAACATCAGCATAACATATATTTTGCCAAGCTGGTGCTTGGAACCTTCATCATGGATAGCTCGATCAGTAATTAAACCAAGCTGCGGATCAATGAATATGGTCAAGATGATCGTCGCTACCCCGTTGATGATTCCTGAAGCCTGAGAGGCCGTCGTACTAAATGCTGGCGAGAGATAAGCCGCGTAGAGCGATGACAATACTCCAACCGTATAAATTCCCGTGACAATGGTATTAAGCAGCATGAAGCGTTTCGGGATACCTAGAATTCGAAAATGACGAAAATGGAACCGCGGCTTTTGCAAATAATGCCGGGAATTTTTGATCTGCCCGATCGTTACGCTGGCAATTAATCGGGGCAGTGATCCTACGACCTCAAATTTAGCGATAATCCGCTCAAAGACGTTCACAAAAGTCGGGAACAAAAATAAGGCTACCAGCGTACCGGCAGAAGCCGCGAACAGAATAATCCGCAGACACCACAATACATCAAATGAAGCATCCACTCTCGCATAATCGATAAATTTAGCAGTAAGCGGAGCCTGAATCATGTTCGCCGTTCTCGATACAAGTACAATCATACCAGTTAGCGAGAGGGCAACCGCGATTTTGTTCAGCTTCACCCCAGCATAGCGAATCGAATAGGACAACGTCTCAGACGCATGGATAATCATCGTCAACACGAATACAATCGTTAAATTAATCGCCATGCCGCTTAACCGCCACAATCACAAGATGTTCTGTCGCATCGCGATATTGAGGAGATTCACACGTATCGCTAGCTGCTTGAAGCAGATTATCGTATACTGTTCTATCTTCTCGATACAGCCTTGTGACATCTGTCCTCATCCCGGCCAAAAAACCTTCAGCGCCGGCATAAGTCACGATCTCAAAGCCGCCCTGAAGAACCTCTGCTCTGGCCTCCACAGGCGTTGCGAAATAACACTCTGTAAAGCCGCGGTTCTCATCCAGTTCAATCTCTTGTAAATAATCATAGATATACTCAATATCCCTATAGGCTTCGCTAAATTCACTGACTCCGGCCTTCAGGACGCCCCAAGCATTAATATAAGAGAAAATAGCTACTCCGCCCGGCTTCAGAACTCTAAAAGCTTCTTGAATGATAGAATGACGTTCTACCAAATTGCGGACATGATAAAGTGGGCCCAGAACAAGCACAGCATCATAAAAGGATGAATTCAGTACATGAAGATTTCTGGCGTCCTCGCAAATATAATCCTCTGCGTGCAGACCCGCTTCCTGAATCTTAATCTGAGCAAGTTCAAGCTCTCTAGCGGAAAGTTCGAACAAAGTAGCCTGGTATCCTTGCTTCAATAACTCAATAGCGTATTTTCCCGGACCCGAACCGATATCGCAAACATGTCCGGATGTTGGTAAATATCGCCTGAGCAACGTTAATGTACTCATAAACTCAATTCTGCTATATGGGTCATCCAGTCTATGCCATTCCTGCAGAGCATGCTCATCGTAATAACCTCTAACGACCTCGCTCATCCGGCGTCAGCCCCTTTAACCTACTATTTGTATTTTCGTATTCATAGTTGTTAACGAGCTAGTATATGCACTCCCTGATGGGAAATATAACCATAATCATAGTTGGATTTATTAAAAAAGACAATCCCCATTTGCTTCTAAATTCCGTTGGTTCATTTGCAAAAAGAAACGGCCCCGTCCTCGAGGTCGAGACGGAGCCGTAATAAGTGGTTTATAGTGGATTCAATACATGGAAGAATACGTTCGGAGACGCCATCCGGTAGTAATAGCTGCACCAACCGGCTCCCTTATGGTTAAAACGATTGTTAGAGCTGTATATGAGACGCTCTTGTTCCAGCTCCTCGATCCGCTCCAAACGGCCTTCAACATAGTCGATCAGCCTTTCAGAAGCAGTATCCAGGCGGTTGACCACACCACCATAGCGAATATCGATCACTTCCCAGCCGAACGGCTTGAAGACGCGCATCCACTGGCTGCGATGAGCACGGCGAAGTTCCTGTACAGATGAGGAGATTGCCGGAAGCACTTCAACTGCGATTTGCCGCAGCACCTCTTTATTTCCGGAATCATACGCAAGCTTAAGCTGAACTCCGATCTCACTCTTCTGCTTCAGTACACCCGATAATTTCTCCGGCACCTCAAAGATGTAATCAAGCTCCGCCTTAGGGTCGCGGACATCACGCAATGCCTGCTCCAAGGCAGCATAGTGCTCGTTAAGCTCCAGTCCTTCGATCTGTTTATCGAACAAGCCGAGCAATACGTCCTGATACAACAAAAATTTCGATGGATTGCTCTGACTCGTATTATTCGGTTCGGAGCCCGGAACCTCGTCCAGATCCTTGAACTTGAGGAAAGCCTCTGCCTCGATCCCCGTGCAGAATTTCACCCTCTCTGTCACTTGTTCCCACGCCAGACTTCCTTCCGTATATGCATGCTCTGCATATAGCTGAAGACCAAGCAAAGCAGCGACCGGATTACTCTCATTCCCGTCATCGCCCCACATCGTGGCGTAGATGTCACGAATGCCTTCTTGCTTACATACCTTCAGCGCTGAATCTGTAGCGCGCAAGGACAAGCCATAATTGACACCGAATGTGTTGAACACCCAGACGGCTCCCGCAAATGCCAAGTTACATCCAAGCGGACGATGCTTAGCAATTTGCTTCTCATAGTCCTCCATCTCGGTGTGATAGTAGTCCCAGTACACCATTTCCACATTTTTCGGAATGCGCTTAGCCATTTCTTCCGGAATTCCCGTTTCTGAGTTGTAATAATCCCGGCCATCCTCGGAAGCCAGCTTCAAGAACATATCACTCCACATCATCGGCTCAAGACCTAGACGAGATGTTACCTTCAAGATCTTCTCCAAGTGACCGATCATGATATCGAACCGCGCTTCATAACCATTCCGGTCCAAATATTTACCGCGTCCAAGTTCTTCAGCTTCATCCATACCGATGTGGATTCGCTTGCTTCTAAAAGGTGCGCTTACGCTCTCCAGCATATTCTCTACCAATCGATCTACATTCTCATCACCAACAAGTAGAGCTCCCTTGGTATCTTTGTATGTAGCTACGGATTCCCACTTCAGGAACTCTTCCAAATGCGCTAAAGTCTGAATGCTTGGGAAAGCCTCGATCCCAAACTGATCCGCATAGTCATCAATTTCCTTCAATTCAGCTGCGCTATAGCGGCCACGCATATATCCGAAGTACGGCTCTCCAGAAATTTCGTAGGTATCCTCCATATATAGCATCACGGTGTTCAAGCCCATTAAGGCCATCTTACGGAGTAGAAATTTGAAGCTGTCCAGGGTAAGTACACCATTGCGCGACAGATCGAACATTGGACCGATCGTGCCAAATTGCTGATTTTCCTTAATATGAAAGGGTCTTCCCGTTTGCCCCTGCTGAATCAGTAAGCCAAGTCCGCGGAAGAATTGATGCTTCTGGCCGTAGCGAATGTAAGCATTCCCTTCTTCTAGTCCGACCTCAAGCACATCCTCGGCTGTCGAAGGCCCCACTTGAACTTTCCCTCCGTCATCAGACAAAGTAAATGAAAGCTCCTGAGATAATGCTTCAATCCCTAGCAATAGGTCAGCAATATCCCCCTCAAAATGAAGTTTCACGAATAATTCCTCCCACACTAGTAATATTATCATTTACGTACATTGCTCTGGCCCTATTATATGTGAAAAATGCTCCTGATGGGGAACATTTTTGTGACAGTAAACAGCAAATTCCTGATCACGTATCATTCAGGAATGTGCTTTCTTTATAGATTCGAAGAGTTAACTTATGAGCGAAGCAAGGCCTAATTCAGTTGGACAATCGTTAGAGTAACCCCTCGTGTACCATCTACCTGCCAAATATTAAATCCAGCACCGATCCCAGCATTCCGGCCTTCTTCCCCAACAGAACATCCGCATCGTACAATTCAGAGAATCCGCAGTCTATACACGAGACAGCAAGATAGAGATGATGCTGGACATCAAGCAGCCTGCTAACTCCTGACCCGGTCATAGCAATCTCCTTCACCGTGCATTCCCCACCCGAGCATTTAACACATTTGTACCGATCCTCAATCATTGTTATAACTTCATCTACATTTGAACCAAGCCCAGCGACGGGTTCTTCCCCATTCGCCTCCTGAAAATCAGCTTCCGTT
The window above is part of the Paenibacillus lutimineralis genome. Proteins encoded here:
- a CDS encoding HAD family hydrolase, which gives rise to MNKQAFIFDMDGVIIDSEPLHFAVDIETMEHFGYPLSKEQFERYVGMTNPEMWADIKREYGIGQTVEELIEYQLAQKIQAIRNMDAEPIDGIRPFFAELKRRGIAIGLASSSPRVFIEAVLSRFEMLNDFGSIVSGEEVPQGKPAPDVYLEAARQLGVEPECCVVLEDARHGVAAAKAAGMKCIGFLNPNSGAQDLSQADLIVDYVGVIQLDDFFT
- a CDS encoding lipid II flippase Amj family protein; translation: MAINLTIVFVLTMIIHASETLSYSIRYAGVKLNKIAVALSLTGMIVLVSRTANMIQAPLTAKFIDYARVDASFDVLWCLRIILFAASAGTLVALFLFPTFVNVFERIIAKFEVVGSLPRLIASVTIGQIKNSRHYLQKPRFHFRHFRILGIPKRFMLLNTIVTGIYTVGVLSSLYAAYLSPAFSTTASQASGIINGVATIILTIFIDPQLGLITDRAIHDEGSKHQLGKIYVMLMLSRFLGTLLAQLFIVPAAYLIAWLVQVI
- a CDS encoding class I SAM-dependent methyltransferase, producing the protein MSEVVRGYYDEHALQEWHRLDDPYSRIEFMSTLTLLRRYLPTSGHVCDIGSGPGKYAIELLKQGYQATLFELSARELELAQIKIQEAGLHAEDYICEDARNLHVLNSSFYDAVLVLGPLYHVRNLVERHSIIQEAFRVLKPGGVAIFSYINAWGVLKAGVSEFSEAYRDIEYIYDYLQEIELDENRGFTECYFATPVEARAEVLQGGFEIVTYAGAEGFLAGMRTDVTRLYREDRTVYDNLLQAASDTCESPQYRDATEHLVIVAVKRHGD
- a CDS encoding beta-N-acetylhexosaminidase, whose product is MKLHFEGDIADLLLGIEALSQELSFTLSDDGGKVQVGPSTAEDVLEVGLEEGNAYIRYGQKHQFFRGLGLLIQQGQTGRPFHIKENQQFGTIGPMFDLSRNGVLTLDSFKFLLRKMALMGLNTVMLYMEDTYEISGEPYFGYMRGRYSAAELKEIDDYADQFGIEAFPSIQTLAHLEEFLKWESVATYKDTKGALLVGDENVDRLVENMLESVSAPFRSKRIHIGMDEAEELGRGKYLDRNGYEARFDIMIGHLEKILKVTSRLGLEPMMWSDMFLKLASEDGRDYYNSETGIPEEMAKRIPKNVEMVYWDYYHTEMEDYEKQIAKHRPLGCNLAFAGAVWVFNTFGVNYGLSLRATDSALKVCKQEGIRDIYATMWGDDGNESNPVAALLGLQLYAEHAYTEGSLAWEQVTERVKFCTGIEAEAFLKFKDLDEVPGSEPNNTSQSNPSKFLLYQDVLLGLFDKQIEGLELNEHYAALEQALRDVRDPKAELDYIFEVPEKLSGVLKQKSEIGVQLKLAYDSGNKEVLRQIAVEVLPAISSSVQELRRAHRSQWMRVFKPFGWEVIDIRYGGVVNRLDTASERLIDYVEGRLERIEELEQERLIYSSNNRFNHKGAGWCSYYYRMASPNVFFHVLNPL
- a CDS encoding zinc ribbon domain-containing protein, which encodes MNQLIECPWCHHEIQIVRGRCPECHNQLYEVTEADFQEANGEEPVAGLGSNVDEVITMIEDRYKCVKCSGGECTVKEIAMTGSGVSRLLDVQHHLYLAVSCIDCGFSELYDADVLLGKKAGMLGSVLDLIFGR